The genomic region CGCTGGATTCCACGATGGCTCGTGTCTCATTGGCCAACCGGGTGTGGTCGGCTTCTTCACCCACACGCTTCTCGTAGCCGGCGAGGCCCTCACCAGTGCGTCGGTCAACGAGCTCTGGAATTGGCTCCTTGTCCGACTGGTCTGCTTCGGGGAGATGCGCCAGACCGAGGCTTTCAGCCACTTCCGCGTCCGATTTGGTTTCGTACTCACTATGGTCCAGTTCCTCGGTTTTACTTCTCTTGTGGTATCGTTTACCGGCGCCCAGAGTTGACGACATGGGGGTGTGTGCGGCGACATTGATGACATGGGAGTGGTCCACGACATGGACGACCCAAAGCTCTGATTTCAATCTGGCTCGTTTACTGCCCCGCTTTTGTCTTTCTATGAAACTAACCTAATGACTGTTCTATTGATCCGATTCTATAGCTTCACTGCAGTCATCTTTGGCTGACCCAATTATGTTAAATATACCACCAGCAGACACCGTCAATATTAGCTCTTTAATTACCGTAATATCTGACATAGTATCTGGGATTTCTGAGGCTGAATGAATAGTTAACAAGACTACTAGTTGATGTACTAATACGTATTCCACTTAGCATTAGGATTCATGCGGTTCGAAAATTAAGGCATTGCCGAGTAAGACTACCTATCACAATCTAGAACCCTTCATCTTGTTCACAAGTTTTTTGATAGTCTCACTGTCAATACGTGCTGGCGAATTCAGAATAGGATTCACCAACTGTGTAAGAAAGGTAACACAACAGCGGTAGCGGATCACCTGTGGGGAATCGGTGGGCAAGCAAGACCGCAAAACCAGAGACATCTATGTCAACGCAAACCAACGAATCGAACGCATCGAACACACAACCAACACTTTACACTCACGCGAAGCGGCGGTTTGCTGACGCGTGGCTCACGCCCGGCGTGCGACAGGCGACCCAACTGCTGTTGATCCTCACGCTGTTTGCTGGCTCGGCGATGGGCCAGACCGACGTCGGGAACATCTACTGTGACACTGCTGTCGAGGACGGCGTCGACGTCGTCTTTGGCGCACTGGCTGGTCTTGGCCTGCCAGCGACGATGGTGTTCGTCGGTCGCAGTGGCCTGTCGTATATGCGAGCCTCTGGCAACCCGAACCAGCAAAACGAGGCTCGCCGGGACCTTATCCTCTCGCTGGTCGGCCTCGGCGTCGTCGTGCTGGCAATCGTGGCTCCAGAACTCATCACGAAGTTCGGGGACAACGTCGGTTTCGGCTTCTCTGACTGCGTGACGCCATTCTGAAGATACGATGCCATCACTCCGCTCACTGCTGATGATCGCGGCCCTTTGCTCGCTGCTCTCGACAGCCGCAGCTGCGGGGCCGGCGGCCACTGGCAGCAACCCAGCCCAAATTGAGCGGGGGACGGCACACTCCCTTCCCGACGCGAGTCACGGTGGCGTGGGGATACTCCAACAGAACGCCACCGCGCCGAATGGCTCCAACAGCGAGGGAACACAGACGAATCGCACTGACAACAACGACTCCAGCGTCCAAGACCCAGCAGGCAACGAGACAGCAGGCAACAGGACAACAGCCAACGGAACCGAGGGCAACGAGTCCGTTGATCGAGGGCCAGCGGCGAACCAAACAGAAGCAAACAGATCCGTCGAACTCGGAGCAAGGCAGAACCTCAGCGCGAAAGTCTCGTGCTACGAGAACGCCTCGAACCCGCCGGCCAATGCGTCAGTGGGAGAAAACGCGACAGCAGGCGTTGTGCCCCCGAACCGGTCCTACCACCACAACCACACGTTCTTCCGTGCGCTGTGGTCTGGCGACCCTGACCATCCGAACCTTACGCGGGCCGACCGGACCGGGGCTGAGAACGGCACGCTGGCCGTCCTCCCCTCTTGCACGGGAGATATGGTCTCTCGCGAACCATCGAACACAACGCTGTGGAACCGGCCCGAACACGACTCGTTCCGGACTGGCATCGAGAACGCCTCGCACCCAGTGAACGTCACGGACACTCGCTCTGGCATCTGGATTCGTGACGCCTACGTCGCGTTCTTCAGCATCGAGCCATCAACGGTCGTCCACAAAAAGTCGGGTACGGAACGGCTGGTCCGTGCGAACGGGACCGTGCGTGCCATTCACGACTACCGGGTGTACATCTCGGAGTTCTTCGAGGACGACTTCCGCGTCCTGAATACGTCGACGAACACGACGCTGTACGCCAACGGCACTGCGATGGACAACAGCACTGCCGCCCAGCCCACGCTCAACTACACGGAGATCAACGGGACCACGGAACTCCAGTTGGTCACGACGATCTCGACGAATCTCTCGGAGATTGGCGATGACGAGATTGACGAGTACGAACTGACGGTTACGGACTCGCGGACGGTCCAGGTGGAAAACCTCTCCGAGCGGGAGATGGTCGTCGAGCCCGGCGTCGTCCCGAACGGCAGAGGGGCCACGACCGACGACTATCGGATCGGGACCGTAATCCCCGGCAGCTGGCAGAGCGTCCAGTTCGATGGCGGATACGAGGTCCAGAGCAAGTGGCGGTTCTATACCCGCTCACCGCCCGGCTGGGCGAACTGGTCGGAGAACACGACCACGCCAGTACGGCCACTCGAAACCCATGCTGTCCGGACGACGGAAGGTCCGGCAGTCACGGTCAACCGCGTCCAAAATGAGAGTTCCGACGGCTGGCGGTTCGTGCCGTCGCTCGAAGCGACGTATCCGACGAATGCGACTGTGAACACGACGGCGAACGCGACCAACAGGACGACGCTCCCGCCGGAGATTCGGATCAACCGTTCGGAGACGTTCACGACGGCAGATCGGTTCACGATACGGAGTGCGGAACAACTCCGGACAGAGAACTTCGAGATCAACGGACTGGTTCGCGGGAACAGCATCGAACAGCCAGCGGACTCGACGAACCCGACGCTAATCCGCGAGGTCAACATCACCTCTGAGGTCGTCAACTCGACTGACAACTCGACGGACCTGCTGGTCCGGGTCGAACCGACGGCTGGCTTCCCGATTGCGGCAGGGAACGTTACCGTCGCAACGGGACAGTCCCGGGTCGAACGGCCACTGTCTGGCGATGATGAGATTACGGTCACCGTCGACCAGGGCGAAGTCTCCTCGGCGATAGTCACGTATCGTCCGGCCCAAATCTGGTGGGAGCAAGGGCGTGCTGTCCCGGTACGAGACACCCAAGAGCGGGTCGCCTACGAAGTGAATCTCCCCGACCTTGCGGAGTTCATCGACCTCGCTGTAGTGACGCTCCTGACGGTGTTGCCGGCTGTGCTGGCGCTGTATGGCTACGACGTCTGGACGAGAGGCAAATTTGTTGGTTGGTATAATCCATGACAAAGCAAAATATACCACGAAATAGCAGTATCGACCGCAGAACAGTGCTTGGACTCCTTAGCGGGAGCCTTGCCGCGCTTGCAGGCTGCAGTGGCGGGCTGTCTAATAGCGGTGACGGAGGTGACGGAAGCGCCGGCCCACCAGAAGAGCAGTCCGACTACATCGAAGAGACGTCGATTGAGATTGTCGAGAACGGCCGTCAATTGGCTCTGGAAGTGGCTGTGACCGATGAGATCGAGCCCTCATCGGTCAGCATCATCACAGAGTCCGGGCGGGAGTTCGTCAGCGACTATTTCAGCCCCGGTGAAACCCGGACACGCCTTTCGCTAACAGAGGGCGAGGACTCGAATGAGCCGCTGCCTCGGGGCCAGCACACACTCTATCTCCGTGGTGACGACGTCGAAACTAAACTCCCACTCGAACTGGGCACCACGTTTGAGTTTGAAGAAGCCGTTCCTGGGACTGAGCACGAAAAGATCCGCGACGATAGCTTAGGGGTGGTTGTCCGGAATGTGGGCCAGCGAACTGGCGCAGCAACGCGGACAATCCTCAATGGAGAAAACAAAGACAGCAAAGCATTTGAACCAATAAAGCCGGGTGAAACCGGGATTGTCGAATTTACTTTTCTCCTCTCCGATGGCCCACACTGCGTAAAAGTCGAAGAAACGACTCTAAGAGAGGAGGAATTGACTGTTGGATTCCTCTGGAGTGACCCGGTTACTGTCATCCAACCTATCAAGTATACTGACAGGTTTGACAGCACCGGTAACGGGTGCAAACGAACCCTAGCTGGTGAGCCAGAAGAGGTCACCACAACCCCGACAAAGACGGAGACGGAGACGTAGCAATGCAGTCGGGAATTGCTGGGGAAATCGTGAAGGAGGTTGTCGAGAGAGTGGTTGGAGAACTCTCATCGGCAATTACAGCTGGTATCAGCGGCTTCTTTGCTCAACTTAAAACGCAGATAATCAATTATCTTGATGGGTTTTTCCAAGCCATTATTGATCCGATGGTGCGGACGCCTGCTCCTGAAGGACCGAATTCAGCAGCCCCCGTCGACATTGCATTTGAGTCTGCGAGTAATGTCCCATGGGACTCGCTAATATCGGGTATCTATTTTGAGGGGGTAGTCGGGCTAGCACTCGGACTGCAGTTCATCGTCTTGGCGATGATTGGGCTTAGATACGGGTCGATGAACCCGATTATCCGGAAGAAACTCCTACGTCGCCTCGGAGTAGCATTTCTTTCGCTGTTCTTCTGGCTCCCGGTAGCCTCGCTGGGGACGCAGTTCTTCGACGCTATCGGAAATGTAATCTACCGTTCCGGTCAGTCGAAAGAAGAGATTGCTGCACTAATCAGCTCAGCCCAGCAGATTGCGGATCTCAGCCTTGGGATCTTCGTCGTTCTGATGATCGTCGGACTGTACGTTTACCTCAAGGCGGCGTTCATCTTCATCACTCGGTGGCTGCTGGTCTTCCTGCTGACGCTGTCGATGCCACTGGTTGCGACGTTCTGGGCAGTCGAAGTCTGGCCGCTGAACCGCTTCTCGGGACTGGCAAAACAGGTCGCCGGCGCGTATCCCGGAGTCCTCGCTGCGGGTATCCCGCCTGCAATCTTGATCCGCATGAGCTTCGAGGCGACAAACTGGGGACTTCCCTCTAAGCTATCGCTGTTCATCAGCCTCGTGACGCTGTACTTGGCGGCGAAGTCTCAGAAGGTCCTCATCCAGCGCAGTAGCCGTGTGGCAATCCAAGTCAGCGAACAGGCGCTCGCCGGCGGCAAAAAACCACTCAAGATCGGTGCGGCGGCTGGTGGTGCGGCGGCGACAGCCGGCGCTGGCGCGGTCGGCGGCCCCGGCGCAGCAATGGCGACGGGTGGCACGATTCGAGCTGCCTCAGGCGCTGCAAAAGGGCGTGTCGGCAGTGCTGCCACGGGAGCCCAGATGGTCCACCGCCAGATGGCAGCTAACCCCGCTGGCATGAAGAGGGGTTCTAGCGGCGGCCCCACCGGCTCCGGTGGCGGCAGTAGTCCCACCGGCTCCGGAGGTGGCGGCAACAGTGGCTCCGGCGGCGGTGGCTCAGGCGGTTCCGCTCCGCCTTCTGGCGGCGGCAGTGGCAGTAGCGGGTCTGGTGGATCTGGTGGCTCACCGCCCTCTGGCGGCGGGAGCGGCAGTGGAAGTCCCCTCAACAGCCGATTCACCAACGGTGGTTCGTCCGGCTCGTCCGGCGACTCTAAGAGTGACGACACCCCGATTAGTGAACTCCAGACGAAGATGGAGCAGCAAACCAAGATGGAGCGCCAGACGCAGATCAACTCTGGCGATACCAGAGTCTACGAGTCTGACTCAGACCCGCCGTTCTCGGATGGGAAACCCGACGAAAACGGGACCGATACCGACTCTGGTGGGTCCGAGTCGTACGACTCGCTCAAGGATGTGTTTGCGACTGATGACGATATATTAGGGCCGGATGTGTACCGCGACGGCCTGCCGCACAAGGAGGATGACGACTAATGGCTGACTCAGAAGAAGAGTACAATACGAACATTATCCACGAATCCCTCGGAGATTCGACCAACTTCTGGGGCGACTACACACTCGGGGAACTTATCCTGTTCCTCATCCCGCCGTTTGGCTTCCTCGTTGCGATGGGGATGCCGTTCGTGCCGGCGGCGCTGTTCTTCCCCACGTTGGCACTCACAGCGGTCGTGGAAGTCTTCCTGTACATCCTGCACAAAGTCCGGCCAGATCACTATCGCCTGACTGAGTGGCTGCGAGTCAAACTGTTCTGGCTCGTCAAAAAGCGCCAGTACACTCACGGCCAGGGGAATCAGGATACTCGGCAGGTCACGCGACTAGAGCGGGTTATGCCCCACGGCATTGAGCGCGTCGACGGAGCGTACGTCGGTGCGGTCGAAGTCGAGCCCGCCAATATGTCGCTACAAGATGACGAGAAATGGGACAAAGCCGTCAAGTCACTCACACGCCTGTCTGAATCCCTGACTGGGCGGGCGAAACTCCATGTCACGACGGCCGAAGTCGACAACGAGTCCCACATTCAGGCACACGTCGACCGACTCGACGACCCCGATGCGAAGAGCCATTCGATCTTCCGGGGCGTCCTCATGGAGTTCGTCAACCGCTACACCGACGACAGCGGCAACGTTGAGACTGAGACTGAACTCCAGCGCAAGTACTACATCGTCGTCTGGGTCACTGACGACGATATCCATGATCTCCAGATGAACAGCGACTCCATCGCGGATTACCTGACTGGGATACCGGTCATTGGGCGGCTGTTCACTCGGTTCGACAGTGACACGCTCACTGACGCCGAGCGAGAGGAGTTCAAAGCCAAGAAGCTCCACGACCGGCTCGAAACCGTCGACAGAGCAGTCAACAATATGTTTCGGTGCCGTAGCCGGTCGGTCAGCCCCCACGAACTGGCGCACTTGACCGAGGACTACTGGGCCTGCGAAACGCGGTCCGAGCGGGAGTACGAAGAGGCGGCCTCCGTCTCCCCGGTGACGTACTCGGCACGGGAACTCATCAAGCACGGCGAGGGTGCCGCAGCCCATGACGCTGCGGAGGGGATGGACACCGACGACGTCGGTGGGACCGACTACGAGGTCGACGAGACCGACTTCGTCTCCCAACTCCACCGGCCCGGTGAGAACCATCGGTCACTGGTCGCGCCGACAGATATCGAGTGGGAAGCCGACCACGCCCTCATCGACCAAGAGACGTACACCCGGTGCTTCTGGATCGAGACGTATCCCGAGCATCCGACGAGTGGGATGCTGGAGCAACTGCTATTGGATACGGACCTTGCCGTCGACGTCTCAATCCACATCGACCCATACGACGCTGATACAGCAGTGTCGGTGATGAAAGAGTGGATCTCCTCCCTGAAGATGCTGCAAAACGATAAGGGGGAGCTGGAAGCGGAGGATATCGAACAGGAAGTCAACCAGGCAAAGTACATCCGGCAGATGGTCCGGCGCAATCACACGTCGCTGTTCCGTGTCGGAGCGTTCATCCGGCTGACGGCTGAGACCGAAGAAGACCTCCGGAAGCAAACGAACCGGCTCGAAACGCTGCTGCGCGACTCGCCGTCGAACTGCGGCGTCAAGCGAACGACCCGCCGGCAGGAAGCAGGACTGGTGACTGTCTCGCCGATCGGGGCCAACGAACTCGGACAAAACCGACTCTCCTCAATGACCGGGGAAGCGCTCGGGTCGCTGTTCCCGTTCTCGTCGAACTACCTGCGGATGGAGGACGGCATCGAGTACGGACTGCACGGGCACAACGACTCCTCGCTGTTGATCGACCCGTGGGAACTGGAAACTGGCCACTCGGAGCTGGTGACTGGAATGCCCGGCGGCGGGAAAACCCACGGCACGCAGGCTCGGGCGATGCGGATGCTGAAAAAGCGGTCGGACGTCAAGCAGATCTACATCGACCCGGTCGGGGATATGCACGGCAGCGCGAAGATGCTGGATGCAAAGACGATCACAATCAGCGGCGAGACGCCGCTGAACCCGTGCGAGATGCATCCGACGCCTCAGCATGTCCTCGAACAATCCCCGGATATGCAGCCGGTCTCTGCCAAGAAAGACGAAGTGTACGGGGTCATCGAGAACTTCCTGCAATCGCGGGATGTCGATCTGGAGATGCACAGCGGCCTCATCACGTTCCTGATCGACACGATATTCTCCGAGTCCGATATCGACCCAGCGGACCCGTCGACGCACACGCCGGAGAACTCGCCGGACCTGAGTGACTTCCTCGAAGTGGTCGACCGTCTCCAGGAAGAGCCGGGAATGTTCCCCGGAGCGACAACGGAGTCCTCCCAGCAGAAAATCCAGCAGTACGCAAACGAACTCTCGATTGCGCTGCATCCGTTCCGACCGGGGAGTACGTTTGGCAACCTCTCGAAAGAGTCGGACCTGCGGCTGATCGACGACAGCAGCAAGGCCGTCTATCTGGACCTCCAGCAGGTCGAAGGCTCGGGCAGTGGCCTCGGCAAGCAATCGTTCATCATGCAGTTGCTGCTGAGCACGCTGTACCAGCAGGCCAAGAATATGCAGCAGAAGGTCGAGATCATCATCGACGAAGCTCACTACCTGTTCAACGACGACGCGAACTTGGAGTCGCTGAACCAGATTGCTCGCCACCAGCGCCACGCTGGACTCCGGCTAGTGATGCTGTCCCAGACGCTCTCTGAGTTCGAGGATAAGGGAGCCGCTGAGGAAATCGCAGGAATGTGCCCGATCAAGGTGCATCACCGCGAGCCGGAACTGGGCGATGAAACCGCAACAAGCGCTGGCCTGACGGACGAACAGCAGTCCTACATCCAGCACGCCGAAGCCGGCAAGGAGTCGCTGGGCGACGGACAGGGCTACTCGCAAGCACTGGTTCGCGTCGACGAACATGGCGATTACCCGCTGACGATCAAGACGTCGTGGGAGGAAAAGCAGATCATTGACCTCGACGCTGACGCGGAAGATGCGCTCGACGTTGTTGCTCACGAGGCTGACTCCCGCGCTGCTGATTTCGAAGAGTTCGTCCATTCCAAAGCAGTCGAACAAGAGCTAACGAATCACGGATTATCGCCTGAGAAGGCTGAACACGTCCTCAACGGACTCAGCGAAGACGAGTTGGTGGATGTGGTGTCTGTAGCGCTTGACCAGACACAGCCAGAAGCAGTTGTCGCTGACGGTGGTATCGAGGCAGAGACTGATGCGGAGTTTGACACTACGGAGTAATTCACATGGATGAAACAGTTACAGTTCGGTTGAGTGCAGAGCAGCGAAAAGAGATCGTGAAGCAGGCTAACAAAACGGGAGAAGGGGTTTCAGAGTACATTCTGAAAGCTACGGAACAGCGTATATCTCGTGAACTACAGGAACAGCGTGCGGGGGAATTAAATCTTGGATCGGAACTGGACTACATCGCTGATGCCGTCGTCGAAGACGTTGAGGAAGCAACAAACGTTGACACGGATCAGGAACTGTTCTACTCGGTCGCTCTGTGGGATTTAATCTCCTCAGAATTCCCGGCAGACAAGCGCGCTACTGCGATGGAGGAAGCGACTGGTAAACTAGAGGAAGAGGTTGAAACCATCCGAAACAAGGAGGGTCAGGAATGACTGAGAGACGCACTCTACTCCAGATTTACACGACCGAAGAGAACAAAAAATTGTTTGACCAGCTGGCTGACGCCGCGGGGACATCCACCTCCGAATATGGACACGAGGTTATCGAGGACTACGTTGAATGGGAGACTGGAGAGAGTCAGTATCAGCGGTACAGCACTAACACAAAAATCGAAGCTCTGCTGGAGGAGGCAAAACGCGAGGTGACAGAGCTGTTAGAAGAATTTGAGTCTGGAACAATGGAGGAGGTAAAAACCGTCCAAAAAGTCCGGACGGCATACACCATCGCGATCTGGAAACTGATTCAAGATGACTACTCAGCTGAACAGCGACGGCTTGCGCTGAAATTTGCCGGCGAGCATGTTGGGAGAGATCCAGACATAGAATCGCAAACACCAGACGAGGAAAGCAACCCTGAGTCAGATGCCTCGACCGCTGCTGAATCGGCAGGTGAGAGTGCATGATGCTGAAAACAGATTATCAGGAGGGTGGTGCAGGGAACCTCGTCGATTACATTCAGCGTGATCGCGAACAGGACGCCGGCGCGACGGTCGACCTCCGAAACCCCGCCGGGCGAGAACTGTCTGACTCAGAGGTGAATCGGTTTGTCGACAAGAGCCGCGAGTTCGGATTCCAGCGGCATTTAATCGTCTCGCCAGACCCTACAGGACAATATTCGCCAGAAGAAGTCCGTGATAACACTCGGGAGCTGGTGAATAGCGGGCTGGCTCAACAGCCGACAACCGACTGCGTGTATGGCGTTCACCGAGACACAGAGTTTCCCCATGCACATATCGCGGCGACTGGCGAGCGTGCGGAATTAGAAATGGGTCGGGAAGATATCCGGCAGATGCGCGAACAGGCAGCGACCGCGTTTGAAGAACCCGCTCGAACACGCGACCCAACGGCTGCCCCTCGCGATGCTCCGGAGGACATTGGCCGAGTCGTGGATCAAGAAGCTCGGGAGCAGTACCACGAGGCAGAACTGTCGCTGAACCCCGAAGCAGAAAAAGCCCTCAAGCGCGCGACTGAGAAGGGCCAGCAGAAAGACGTCGGACAACCCACGGCTGAGAAAGCGAGCGATGAGCGCCAAACTGAGCCACTCTCAGAACGTGCTGCGGAGAGAGCCGAAGAACAGGCGGCAACTGAACGCGAACCCGAAGCTGCGCTTGAACGCGAGCAGGAACCCGAACGCGAAGTCGGGTGGTGGCAGTGAGTTCTAGTTCCTCTGCACCACCGGGACAACGCTCCGGAGAGGTTCCGAATAGCCTCAAGTACGACAACGTCGTCGGGTTCGTCTGGGCCGGGTTCATGCTGTTGTTCCCACCGATGATCGTCGATAGTGACAAGGTCCTTCCGAAGCGGTTCTGGGCGTGGCGCTACATCTACCTCGGGTTCGGACTCATCAGCACGGCGTTCTTCTATGACGTGCTTGTCCAGACACCCAGCGCAGCGCTGTTGTTCCCGTTCGCACACGTTCTGGCTGCCATCTCAGTCGGAACACTATTCGCTGACTTCACCGTGCCGGGGCTATCGCTGCCGATGGTCTCGTACTCGACCACGGTGCTCCTGTATGCCATCTCAATCGGTATCGTGTTCTCAGGGGAACTGCTCCGCCGGACCTCGCCGGAAATGCTCGCGATGAACCAGTGGGACCACGACGACGGAGAGTCCGTCGTCCCACTCGAAGAGGTCTCTCACGAACACGAAGAGGCTGAGATGCCGTTCACGCTCGATCAGGATGTCTCTACAGCCGTCGTAGGGGAAACCGGGAGTGGGAAGACGTCGATGATGAAGCTGCTGGCCTACCAGTTCCCGTACTACAGTAACACGGCAGTCATCGCCCACGACACCGGCGAGGACTTTCAAGCATTCTACGAGGAGTTGGGCTTCGACGTTCAGCGCATCCGCCACGAAGACAGCGACGTAGTCTGGAATCTGTTCAAGGACGCCGATTCAGAGTCGGACTTCCGCGAGGTCGCCGGCGCGATCTTCGGCGAAGCCGACGGCCACGACCCATTCCATCGGCCCGCCAAACAGACCTTCGCGGAGATGCTGATGTACCTCCATCTCAGCGCGAAAAAGAACAGTCGCCGTCACGCGCTCTGTCATGCCGATATCGTCTCGCTGCTCAACGAGGGCCACATCGCGCTCAAGAAAGCCCTTGACGAATTCGACCGGCTGGACTCGGGTCACATCGACCCTGACAAGGGGAAAGGCGCACAGAACGTCTACCAGACGATCAAAGAGAACGTCGATCCCGTCTTCACTGGTGACTTCGGAGACTACGGGGAGTTCTCCCTGCAAGAGTACATCGAGAACCCGGAAGGCCGGGTCCTAATTATCGACTCGAACCCAACGGAACTGGAAACGCTTGGGCCGATGTATCAGCTGCTCGCGGACTGGTCGATCCGCTACGCGATGAATGCCTCGAACCCGACGGTCCATATCCTCGACGAGATTGACGCGCTGCCGGCGCTTACTCAGGTAACGAACCTCACGGCCCGAGGCCGGAAACACAAGGCTCGGGCACTAGTCGGCGTGCAAACAATCGGCCAGCTCAAGGACACGTACAGTACAATCTCTGGCATTGTCGGCAACTGTCCACAGGGAGTTTACTTCGGACCTGGTGACAGCGAGTCGACGGACTTCATCCTCGACGAACTCGGCGAGAGTCGGCAGTATGATCGCTCCGAGATGGTGTCGATGAGCCACCAGGGACGCGGCGAGAACCCCCGAACACAGGCTCGGGACACGTACAAAGAGAAGGACAAGACGCCGGTCACATCCGGCCTGCTCCGAGACTTCCAGCCCGGTGAGTGCGTTGCCGTCTCTCGGACGACGTGGGTCCACGGGCAGTCTTATGAACTGGCGGACGTTCGCGATAGCCTTCCGGCGCAAGGTGCGGAGTCACCGGGCAGTTCGGAACCGGAACCCACCGAGGATGATACCGACATCGAGAGTGACAGCTGGTTCTCGTTCACTCGGGCCCGACTTGATGATGTGCTCTATGGGTCACTTGGTGAGGACGACGACGATGAGTCCAGAGAGAGTGGCCCGGATCGTGACCCCGAAGTCGAGCCGACCGTCGACGCGACAGACGGGTTGGGCGACGACGAGTCGAGCGACCCACTCGACCAGACAACAGCAAACACTGCCGTCACGTCTCCGGACACAGATCACCCGAACCTATCAGATTCAGAAGATGAGTATGACGGTGGCGATCACGACCAGCAGTCCGACGACAACACTGGCGGACTCTTCTCTGAG from Haloarcula hispanica ATCC 33960 harbors:
- a CDS encoding pilin; translated protein: MSTQTNESNASNTQPTLYTHAKRRFADAWLTPGVRQATQLLLILTLFAGSAMGQTDVGNIYCDTAVEDGVDVVFGALAGLGLPATMVFVGRSGLSYMRASGNPNQQNEARRDLILSLVGLGVVVLAIVAPELITKFGDNVGFGFSDCVTPF
- a CDS encoding VirB4 family type IV secretion system protein produces the protein MADSEEEYNTNIIHESLGDSTNFWGDYTLGELILFLIPPFGFLVAMGMPFVPAALFFPTLALTAVVEVFLYILHKVRPDHYRLTEWLRVKLFWLVKKRQYTHGQGNQDTRQVTRLERVMPHGIERVDGAYVGAVEVEPANMSLQDDEKWDKAVKSLTRLSESLTGRAKLHVTTAEVDNESHIQAHVDRLDDPDAKSHSIFRGVLMEFVNRYTDDSGNVETETELQRKYYIVVWVTDDDIHDLQMNSDSIADYLTGIPVIGRLFTRFDSDTLTDAEREEFKAKKLHDRLETVDRAVNNMFRCRSRSVSPHELAHLTEDYWACETRSEREYEEAASVSPVTYSARELIKHGEGAAAHDAAEGMDTDDVGGTDYEVDETDFVSQLHRPGENHRSLVAPTDIEWEADHALIDQETYTRCFWIETYPEHPTSGMLEQLLLDTDLAVDVSIHIDPYDADTAVSVMKEWISSLKMLQNDKGELEAEDIEQEVNQAKYIRQMVRRNHTSLFRVGAFIRLTAETEEDLRKQTNRLETLLRDSPSNCGVKRTTRRQEAGLVTVSPIGANELGQNRLSSMTGEALGSLFPFSSNYLRMEDGIEYGLHGHNDSSLLIDPWELETGHSELVTGMPGGGKTHGTQARAMRMLKKRSDVKQIYIDPVGDMHGSAKMLDAKTITISGETPLNPCEMHPTPQHVLEQSPDMQPVSAKKDEVYGVIENFLQSRDVDLEMHSGLITFLIDTIFSESDIDPADPSTHTPENSPDLSDFLEVVDRLQEEPGMFPGATTESSQQKIQQYANELSIALHPFRPGSTFGNLSKESDLRLIDDSSKAVYLDLQQVEGSGSGLGKQSFIMQLLLSTLYQQAKNMQQKVEIIIDEAHYLFNDDANLESLNQIARHQRHAGLRLVMLSQTLSEFEDKGAAEEIAGMCPIKVHHREPELGDETATSAGLTDEQQSYIQHAEAGKESLGDGQGYSQALVRVDEHGDYPLTIKTSWEEKQIIDLDADAEDALDVVAHEADSRAADFEEFVHSKAVEQELTNHGLSPEKAEHVLNGLSEDELVDVVSVALDQTQPEAVVADGGIEAETDAEFDTTE
- a CDS encoding plasmid mobilization protein, with translation MDETVTVRLSAEQRKEIVKQANKTGEGVSEYILKATEQRISRELQEQRAGELNLGSELDYIADAVVEDVEEATNVDTDQELFYSVALWDLISSEFPADKRATAMEEATGKLEEEVETIRNKEGQE
- a CDS encoding type IV secretory system conjugative DNA transfer family protein, translated to MSSSSSAPPGQRSGEVPNSLKYDNVVGFVWAGFMLLFPPMIVDSDKVLPKRFWAWRYIYLGFGLISTAFFYDVLVQTPSAALLFPFAHVLAAISVGTLFADFTVPGLSLPMVSYSTTVLLYAISIGIVFSGELLRRTSPEMLAMNQWDHDDGESVVPLEEVSHEHEEAEMPFTLDQDVSTAVVGETGSGKTSMMKLLAYQFPYYSNTAVIAHDTGEDFQAFYEELGFDVQRIRHEDSDVVWNLFKDADSESDFREVAGAIFGEADGHDPFHRPAKQTFAEMLMYLHLSAKKNSRRHALCHADIVSLLNEGHIALKKALDEFDRLDSGHIDPDKGKGAQNVYQTIKENVDPVFTGDFGDYGEFSLQEYIENPEGRVLIIDSNPTELETLGPMYQLLADWSIRYAMNASNPTVHILDEIDALPALTQVTNLTARGRKHKARALVGVQTIGQLKDTYSTISGIVGNCPQGVYFGPGDSESTDFILDELGESRQYDRSEMVSMSHQGRGENPRTQARDTYKEKDKTPVTSGLLRDFQPGECVAVSRTTWVHGQSYELADVRDSLPAQGAESPGSSEPEPTEDDTDIESDSWFSFTRARLDDVLYGSLGEDDDDESRESGPDRDPEVEPTVDATDGLGDDESSDPLDQTTANTAVTSPDTDHPNLSDSEDEYDGGDHDQQSDDNTGGLFSEPDPDPSLGGTESAEQEGGESPTESDAEGDSNETEERDETESKEEERDVSEFM